The following proteins are co-located in the Pseudomonas synxantha genome:
- a CDS encoding TIGR03745 family integrating conjugative element membrane protein encodes MTSFLKPGRMLIGLLALPQLAMAALPQSQPPTRGEGSNLMQTMQNYAFDGFTLLGLIICAVIFSGVAWHAFGTYHEIQLGKKKWGDLGATAAVGVAILGVAIFLVTKASNIL; translated from the coding sequence ATGACTTCATTCTTAAAACCGGGCCGCATGCTGATCGGGTTGCTTGCTCTCCCCCAACTGGCCATGGCGGCTCTTCCGCAGTCTCAGCCTCCTACCCGGGGGGAAGGCTCTAACCTGATGCAAACCATGCAGAACTACGCCTTTGACGGTTTTACTTTGCTTGGCCTCATCATCTGCGCAGTCATTTTCAGTGGCGTTGCTTGGCATGCCTTCGGCACCTACCACGAAATTCAACTTGGCAAGAAAAAATGGGGAGATCTGGGGGCGACAGCCGCCGTTGGCGTCGCCATCCTCGGTGTCGCCATTTTTCTGGTCACCAAGGCTTCAAATATTCTTTAA
- a CDS encoding TIGR03758 family integrating conjugative element protein, which translates to MSMSGAQAAAFQAAGGFPASTSYLFFVGVAVAIIFMWGAWAIWSCYRGWATGNLDRTIASTSLVRILLLCMILTTFVLS; encoded by the coding sequence ATGAGCATGAGCGGCGCTCAGGCTGCTGCGTTTCAAGCGGCAGGAGGATTTCCTGCCTCGACGAGCTACCTGTTTTTCGTCGGCGTCGCTGTAGCCATCATCTTTATGTGGGGCGCCTGGGCTATCTGGAGCTGCTACCGAGGATGGGCCACTGGCAACCTTGATCGAACGATTGCCTCGACCTCGCTCGTCCGCATCCTACTGCTTTGCATGATCCTCACCACATTTGTTCTTAGTTGA
- a CDS encoding RAQPRD family integrative conjugative element protein: protein MPGLIALFGCGLPVSHATAASASEQANLDVMIRQLNALEDTARRSAQVADEPGKRYFFDYQRLAGDIARIRHGLEGYLTPTRAQPRDPVELSGQYTTEGRKP, encoded by the coding sequence TTGCCAGGCCTCATCGCACTTTTTGGATGCGGCCTGCCTGTCTCTCATGCGACCGCTGCTTCAGCCTCCGAACAGGCCAACCTGGACGTGATGATCCGCCAGTTGAATGCCTTAGAGGACACCGCACGTCGTAGCGCTCAAGTGGCCGACGAACCTGGCAAGCGTTACTTCTTCGATTACCAGCGTCTAGCAGGTGATATCGCTCGAATTCGTCATGGGTTGGAGGGCTATCTAACCCCAACCCGAGCCCAGCCTCGTGATCCTGTTGAGCTGTCAGGCCAATACACGACCGAAGGACGCAAGCCATGA
- a CDS encoding TIGR03750 family conjugal transfer protein, with amino-acid sequence MTELSDDGTLIFLPVRLNNQPVIMGGLTADEMWATLALSTGAGLVIGIPAAILTQIWALIIGAAMLCAVLGLFLASRFLRRWKRGRPDTWLYRQMQLNIARFFPTWNKALLITRTGAWTCHRTEVQ; translated from the coding sequence ATGACAGAACTCTCAGACGATGGGACCCTGATTTTCCTCCCTGTGCGATTGAACAATCAGCCAGTCATCATGGGCGGCCTTACCGCTGACGAAATGTGGGCCACCTTGGCGTTGAGCACCGGCGCAGGGCTGGTTATCGGTATTCCGGCCGCGATATTGACCCAGATTTGGGCACTTATCATCGGCGCCGCCATGCTCTGTGCTGTCCTAGGGCTGTTTCTTGCCAGTCGTTTCTTGCGTCGGTGGAAACGCGGCCGACCTGATACATGGCTATACCGCCAGATGCAATTGAACATCGCGCGGTTCTTTCCTACCTGGAATAAAGCCCTGCTGATTACTCGTACAGGTGCGTGGACCTGTCATCGAACGGAGGTTCAATGA
- a CDS encoding PFL_4703 family integrating conjugative element protein — protein MTYRKKVDAQLAHINSLRMVIGFLIALGLYMAYGWQSAPRDLTVHVPPDLRSGSTRKWWDIPPESVYAFGLYIFQQMNRWPVDGETDYEDNITRLESYLTPSCKAYLQKDFELRRNSGELRKRERGVFEIPGRGIDDKSEQHIEQHSINDWTVNLDITADEHYGGERVKRAFARYPLRIIRFDVDPEKNPFGLAWDCYSSNPQRIEVSAETTRAGGK, from the coding sequence ATGACTTACCGTAAAAAAGTAGACGCCCAACTGGCCCACATTAACAGCCTGCGCATGGTCATTGGTTTTCTCATTGCCCTGGGTCTGTACATGGCTTATGGCTGGCAGAGCGCACCGCGTGACCTAACTGTTCATGTACCTCCAGATCTACGTTCAGGTAGCACCCGTAAGTGGTGGGATATTCCACCGGAGTCGGTATACGCCTTCGGTCTGTACATTTTTCAGCAGATGAACCGTTGGCCCGTTGACGGTGAAACCGACTACGAGGACAACATTACCCGCTTGGAAAGCTACCTGACTCCCAGCTGCAAAGCCTACTTGCAGAAAGATTTCGAGCTACGCCGCAATAGCGGGGAACTGCGCAAACGTGAGCGGGGTGTATTTGAAATTCCAGGCAGAGGCATCGACGATAAGTCTGAGCAACATATTGAACAGCACAGCATCAATGACTGGACCGTCAACCTGGACATCACCGCTGACGAGCACTACGGCGGGGAGCGCGTAAAGCGGGCATTTGCTCGCTATCCGTTAAGAATTATCCGATTCGACGTCGATCCCGAAAAAAACCCATTCGGCTTGGCCTGGGACTGTTATAGCAGTAATCCACAACG